One segment of Panicum virgatum strain AP13 chromosome 1K, P.virgatum_v5, whole genome shotgun sequence DNA contains the following:
- the LOC120695454 gene encoding G-type lectin S-receptor-like serine/threonine-protein kinase At1g67520, translating into MEYELDLPENNLRYFIQHNKAKWTCDNNHNIKYFTEDEIRIITSSYDTKIGGGAFGDVYRGVLSDSRLVAVKRNIRPNTKEEFAKEVIAHSQINHKNVVRLLGCCIEENAQAMIFEHVSKGNLSDHLHCSEAIISLETRLNIAIDCAEALWCMHSMYRPVVHGDIKPSNILLDDNFHAKISDFGLARLLSGGDTDWTINVKGSIGYMDPTFIKDGCLSPKNDVYSFGVVLVELITKTKPTGNKKEIVERFARFSAKEKTARELFDVDITNADSMKVLEGIGQIAKACLKEKICERPEMNIVVGRLWELRTTLEQAIGKTGRRFVPKGQSILKKWYLQHDANKIASRSSLSVLTTLGIFRRKVPSVIDKTLWHNNVMIFTYKELKIITKNFSTVIGKGYYGTCYMGALDDGTRVSVKILHSNHCQQFDVEGEITIHSRMHHSNIVKLVGCCLKNSSPALVCEYAPNGTLDKHLFKNGSEKCWGTTTEHQHVGQQLLDLEMRYQIALGVARAMEYLHEELQEGWWVLHCDIKPENILLDDHFRPMLCDFGLSKMAKKTDDPVIVAAIISTEPEPDTMTVSRIRGTRGYMAPEWVIHRQPITAKADVYSFGVVLLEIIVDRRSYGFRQESVGSEDWYFPKWVYENYVDHRMAEILDPQVITAFHGDGVSVATIERMVKTAIWCLQDQAEMRPCMSKVIKMLDGTVKITEPAKPEIFCLLKEEEDDF; encoded by the coding sequence ATGGAATACGAACTAGATCTTCCAGAAAATAATCTTCGATATTTCATCCAACACAACAAGGCAAAGTGGACATGCGACAACAACCATAATATCAAGTATTTCACAGAAGATGAGATCAGAATTATTACCAGCAGCTACGACACCAAGATTGGAGGTGGTGCCTTTGGAGATGTTTACAGAGGAGTTCTCAGTGATAGCCGTTTAGTTGCAGTGAAGAGAAACATCCGCCCTAATACAAAAGAGGAGTTTGCTAAAGAGGTCATCGCTCATAGTCAAATCAACCATAAGAATGTAGTCAGGCTCCTGGGGTGCTGCATAGAGGAAAATGCTCAAGCGATGATATTTGAGCATGTATCCAAAGGTAACCTTAGTGACCATCTCCATTGTAGTGAAGCTATAATCTCATTGGAGACAAGGTTGAACATCGCAATAGATTGCGCCGAAGCATTATGGTGCATGCATTCCATGTACAGACCCGTTGTTCATGGTGACATCAAGCCCTCCAATATCCTGTTGGATGACAACTTCCATGCAAAAATATCAGATTTTGGATTAGCAAGGCTTCTCTCAGGAGGCGACACTGACTGGACTATAAATGTGAAGGGGAGCATTGGTTACATGGATCCAACATTTATCAAGGACGGATGCCTTTCCCCCAAGAATGATGTTTATAGCTTTGGGGTTGTTCTGGTTGAGCTAATTACTAAGACAAAGCCAACGGGCAACAAAAAGGAAATTGTTGAAAGGTTTGCTCGATTTTCTGCAAAAGAAAAGACAGCAAGAGAGTTGTTTGATGTAGACATCACAAATGCTGACAGCATGAAGGTTCTTGAAGGTATTGGACAAATAGCAAAAGCTTGCCTGAAAGAGAAGATTTGTGAACGTCCTGAAATGAACATCGTGGTTGGACGGCTCTGGGAGCTCAGAACGACTCTAGAACAAGCAATAGGAAAGACAGGCCGGCGATTCGTTCCTAAAGGTCAGAGTATCCTGAAGAAATGGTATCTGCAGCATGACGCAAACAAAATTGCCTCAAGGTCATCGCTCTCTGTGCTGACGACTCTTGGAATATTCAGAAGGAAGGTCCCCAGTGTTATTGACAAGACACTGTGGCACAACAACGTTATGATTTTCACATATAAGGAATTGAAGATTATCACAAAGAACTTCTCAACCGTTATTGGCAAAGGATACTATGGTACGTGCTACATGGGAGCACTTGATGACGGCACCAGAGTGTCTGTGAAGATACTGCATTCAAATCACTGCCAGCAGTTTGATGTCGAAGGCGAAATAACCATCCATTCTCGAATGCACCATAGCAACATTGTGAAGCTTGTTGGTTGCTGCTTGAAGAACTCTTCTCCAGCTTTGGTGTGTGAGTATGCACCCAATGGCACGCTCGACAAACATTTGTTCAAGAACGGCTCAGAGAAGTGTTGGGGAACAACAACAGAGCATCAGCATGTCGGCCAGCAGCTGCTGGATCTGGAAATGCGCTACCAGATTGCGCTGGGGGTCGCGAGGGCGATGGAGTACCTGCATGAGGAACTCCAAGAGGGGTGGTGGGTGCTACACTGCGACATCAAGCCGGAGAACATCCTCCTAGATGACCACTTCCGCCCCATGCTGTGCGACTTTGGGTTGTCCAAGATGGCGAAAAAAACCGATGATCCGGTCATCGtggctgccatcatcagcaCGGAGCCTGAGCCCGACACTATGACCGTGTCTAGAATCCGTGGCACCCGTGGGTACATGGCGCCTGAGTGGGTTATCCATAGACAACCCATCACCGCCAAGGCTGATGTCTACAGCTTCGGCGTGGTACTGCTCGAGATCATCGTCGACCGCCGTAGCTACGGCTTCCGCCAAGAGTCGGTGGGTAGCGAGGACTGGTACTTTCCAAAATGGGTGTACGAGAATTACGTGGACCACCGTATGGCTGAGATACTGGATCCACAAGTCATCACCGCCTTCCATGGCGATGGCGTCAGTGTCGCCACCATCGAGCGCATGGTCAAGACGGCCATATGGTGCCTGCAGGATCAAGCCGAGATGCGGCCTTGCATGAGTAAGGTCATCAAGATGCTCGACGGGACTGTCAAGATCACCGAGCCGGCGAAGCCTGAAATCTTCTGCTTgttgaaggaggaggaggatgatttTTAG
- the LOC120652702 gene encoding translation initiation factor IF-2-like: MSAAAATESAPFCVNAGTAGPRPHGHLVLPAGRVREVLAFAAGAVADALVLLSSAHRVSSPAPPPGRLLARRRGPARRVSSPRAPAPPPPRVTARPRAPCLLPLASVPARLHPRAARLLPRAPARPPPRTAARPRAPHLLLCASASPSVRDALSAADSSPERRAEAPGCGGRGDGETGAAGGRAGRS; the protein is encoded by the coding sequence atgtctgccgccgccgcgacggagTCCGCGCCGTTTTGCGTCAACGCGGGCACCGCAGGGCCGCGTCCCCACGGCCACCTCGTGCTCCCGGCGGGCCGGGTCCGCGAGGTGCTCGCGTTCGCGGCGGGCGCCGTGGCGGACGCGCTCGtgctcctctcctccgcgcACCGCGTCTCCTCACCTGCGCCTCCGcccggccgcctcctcgcgcggcggcgcggccccgcaCGCCGCGTCTCCTCCCCTcgcgcccccgccccgccgcctcctcgcgtgACGGCGCGTCCCCGCGCGCCGTGTCTCCTCCCCCTCGCCTCCGTCCCCGCCCGGCTGCATCCTCGCGCTGCGCgtctccttccccgcgcccCCGCCCGGCCGCCTCCTCGCACTGCGGCGCGTCCCCGCGCGCCGCATCTCCTCctctgcgcctccgcctccccgtcCGTCCGCGACGCACTCTCCGCCGCCGACTCCTCGCCCGAGCGTCGAGCGGAGGCCCCGGGCTGCGGCGGGAGGGGGGACGGGGAGACCggtgcggcgggcgggcgggcggggagATCGTAG